The Populus alba chromosome 6, ASM523922v2, whole genome shotgun sequence genomic interval ataatgaagttttaaGGACAAAAAATTCAttcttgaaactaaaaaaatattcattattttaaagtgtttcaaCAAGTAAAGACCCTTCTTGCTTTAATTTAAGCATagtgatttaagtttttttgtctTGAGTTTATAGATTTAAATATGTATAAACTCTAGTAggatattttttatctatcatgtttttatgatgataaattattaatccatgctatttattttttaattataattttattatgataaactAAGCATATTTACACGctaatctaatatttttatgaacttTGGTTCTACaatattgtagtttttttcctttttttttaaaggataattaagaaaattaaagtagaaaaaaatgtAACAAAAGAAGAGGAGAAGTGGGTTTTACTtataatatgaaatattataaacatgGAATTCAAtgcaaagatgagaaaaaaaaataaaataaaaagaagcggCAGCTATAGCCAAACCATCCTTCAAAACACCACACTCGCCACTccatgtggaaaaaaaacatcGTATAACTTCAAATGTCATGAACTCGTGATTGAAGCTGGTGTTTTTTTACCGGATAATGATTCACATGCCGCTCAAAGAGAGCGAAACCATTCCATATGCTCGCCCGTTATGCTAAACTAGCTTTTCAATTCAAGTTCAttcataaatcataaaaaccaCTTTAAAAGAAAGGAACcaaaacctaataaaaattcagaaaaacaaaagagataaaaaaaaaaatagatacctTTCAAATCAAGATGCTGACAAAGTACTCTCCTCGCTCTAAGCCACCCTTTCCAAACTTCTCCTCCTTTGAAATTATCAGCCGCCCTGAAGAATGCCGAAAGATtaagacaaaattaaaatatgttagagaataatataaattatattctaagaTCTCATCTAAAAGCTTAAGTTTTTTGGTTaagatagttctttgacatggtattaagTCTTGATAACCAAACGGTCATGAGCTTGAATTTtatcatctctatttatttgataaaaaaaattaagcacaagataatgtgtgcctgtgcaagtttcaagtctaaagagctttcacttgaggggggtgttagagaataatataaattatatcctaggACCTCACCTACAAACTTAAACTTTTGAGTTGAAATAGTTCTTTAACAAAATATCTAATCACTGTGTAGGAAATTGTTAAGATTCATGATGAAAAAAGATAAcctcatttaaatattaaatcgaTTAAATTAAGAATCGATTTTCTAATCAATTGAATAACCAATGaagcaaaatataaaaattaaattagaagaaaCATAGCAAAGTTTAAAGAGAAATTAAGattcaaatataagaaaaagatGAGATTTTGAATTGTGACAAGAATTGAGGTTTAACCCTAGTCTTATAGATTGAGAAAGAGAACCAATTAAGCCTTTGACCAAACCATTAGAGATGAATACCGGGCTACAATCAAGCGTTCACATCGCTGGTGTGAAGATGAGCTTTGGCCTTACTGATTTAGGTGttgtttaatattatagtttaactatattttgtaaaaaaaattaaagattttgtgTGTCTTTGGATAATTTcttgtaatctttttttttccttcaaattataTGAGATAACATTACGAGATTCAGTTTATCCGCAAGGTAAAAACCCACTTTCTCATTAGCAAATGCATTCAATTCAATCACCTATCAACAAAGGTGTTTTGTATATGGCTTTATttctagttattattattattattattattattatacgtAAGGGCAGCTCCAAAGGAGCAGCCAAATGAAAAGCCAAACCTCATTTGCCTTTTATTTCTTCACTATTTGCATTCCAACCGAAGAGCTAAATGGAAAGCCAAAATGGCTATTTGTGCTCTTAACAGCCATTTCTACATTTAACTGTAGAAATGGCCAAAATGGCCAATGGCTATTTTTATAGCCGTTggccaacaacttttttttttttttttttaaatatagaaaattttttctataaatacatgaagaaaaaacttgtagttttaaatttttgtattgtgcctcacccttctctcaaattttaaaaaaaaagaataaattattttccggttaattattaacatcggttgtgttaattagctgaaattaaaaggtatgcttgtttaaaagctttttctattttcgttttaatatctcttgatttttttagaccttttgttgttaatttaatatttgtgatgagttttatttctttattattttatgtttgtaatATGGGTTAAGgaagacaatttttatttatgttgttatctttgataaaattgagaggaattaataatggtagttgatattgataaaaagatagagttgcatatttaaaatttatttttgattgtttgttttaatttgaggtcaattatattttgtcttcttgaaaatgcaattaaacTAGTATATCGATTCTCTTTTAGTTCCAAAAAATGGTCAAATTGttatgttagaacaagtagaaggcAATGCTTATTATTAATTCGCATGTatgaaaactacaaaattgctAGACATTGAATGTGAGCTTCTTTTACACTCTCTTATAAGGttttaactttagtttttttttttttttttaatgtagatggattcaaattttccaagctcTTTTACCAACTTTCTTATGAGTGAGTCAGAAGATATTCTCTCTCAACCAAGTgattctaatcaattaattgatgactTAACATGCTCGAATTTAAATGTCCATTcggcaaaaaaatcacaaagtaaaAATTTCTCACCAGAGGAGGATTGTTTACTTGTCTCTGCATGGCTAAATACAAGCAAGGATCCAATTACATGAGTtgatcaacaaacaaaacagtTTTGGGCTCGCGTACATGCTTACTTTGTAGAGAATGGAGGAAACTTGAATAATCGCTCATAAATAAGCATCTCAAGTAGATgacaagaaataaatagagaagtcgataaatttgttggatttgttactcaaattgaaaatcatcaGCAAAGTGGAATGACCGAAGAATCAAGGGTAATGGTAATAttcatttttatgttgaattgtttaacatatattttaacattatttaattaatttatttttttaccagattAATGATGCTTAgcaaatgtatgcttcttgcgtTGGCAAACGATttcaactagaacattgttgggTTATCTTAAGAAAAGAACCCAAATGGCAATTTGAGCGTGCAAATCAACATCAAAggtcaaacaagaaacaaaaaggtcATGTCAATGCAAGTCCAgcttcatcaactccatctaCCCCTAATTCTGTTAGTTTAGGAGAAGATAGTGAACCATTGATTTATCAAGATAGATCAATCGGTCAAAAGGCTGCAAAGGAATGACTTAAACGTAGACAAGGAAAAGATAAAGTTGGGGATGCAACTGTAACGAATCTGTTACAACAATTCAGGGATActctagttgaaattgaggatcagaagaaacaaaacagaaaaattatattagagcAACAAGTCATGCTGATTCAACAAAgtcaagagaaacaagaattggacaggattgagaaagaaaataaattatgaatatgaatatttctaatttggatccaatttctgcagcgtattttcaaaatagaaagttagaaattatgcaaaagagggttttgatttttaattaactttgattgatttattgtaatgtaatgtatttttaattaaatatgtagaaaattcttggttattttaaatacattgttatgaaattgatatcaattcgtaatacttttataagtttgaatttgaatttacttttaaaacattaaatttttaacaataacatataaaacttaaaattaaaaatattcatataaataaattttaaattatattttttaactttcatattacttcattaattttataaattactcatattaattatataattaataacatcataattatattatatataaaatatctaaattagttatataattatattaaaattaatttaacatgaaatatattaaaatataaatgacttttctaaatagctttttaccatTGGAATGCACATAATACAAAAGGTTATATTTACACTATTCAAAAAGCCATTTTCTTCATTTGGCTCTTCAAAATGGCATTTcccattggagatgctctaacAATGTAATTACAGAGACAAGTAGTACTTTTGAAAAGAGTGACATCCATGTATCATGTTGCAGGATTCATATTTTCATTCATCatgatttaaaattgaaaagaaaagcaagaggAAGATAGAgtaaaaagaggaaaaagaagaaactcGTAAGATTTAATTTAACTGGTTAGGTTttagatttgtattttaaaattttttaatttgtattttacaaattttaagattattaaaaacttacatggttattaacttcagaacccataaaattatttaaggtatatatatattagtccgaacatcaacattaatttaaaaaaaaaagaaaaaaaaagaagcctaaCATAGACATTTGTGATTGGTAGAAGTCCTCCACTGTGCTTCTAATTGTGAGTTCAGTGATTCTTTGGGATGGGCAGCATTGCAGGCATTCTACAATTTCAGTGTTCAATTCGTCCACATCTGGTTTGTGACGCTAAAAAGCCATGACGTGACATCTCAATTATGTTATGCTACCTTGGTTTCGTAAATTAAGATTGAGGCTGTGCTTGGCATgcatttttcaatatttatcaaCAGTTATATTTATCGTGTTGTATTTGTACTTCAGATAGATATTGTGAACAATTcgaacatatttattattttatatttatattcgGTTTAAGTTAAGGGTTACTTGAGTAATAGTACAAGATccttatttaacaaaaaaaaactctaacaataaataagatatatttaaaaattattctttataaaataaaaattatctctacttaataaaaaaaactttaaatgtGAAATGAAAATTATCTAAGATCCCACTTCTATAGCTGACGCATCCACAAaatctataagaaaaaaaaatattcaggttatgtgaaaaaaatactagaaaaaatgataagatttttcattttatggGTTAGACAAGATAATGGGCTaggttttaataattaattatttatgaatCAAATTCAAGcctaaatttaaattgataaaaaataatttttatagctcataaaattattttataataaatccaATCTCAAACTGAAACATGAACACACATACATGAGTATAAGCTCAAAACTCATAGGTTTTCTTCCCTCTAGAAACTTGGGTCCCCTTTAGACCATATCGTATCTCTTCGGCTACTTGTTATAATGTGAAATAGACTTCTTTATAGGGTATtggttttatcaaaatatatagttttttaaaattaatttttcttccattcataacttatttaaatcaagttaatgttatatatatatatatattaaaaaaaaatatatgtgagaGATTAAATTGCAACAAGTTTTAACTCTAAAAATAAGTTggttcatttttaatttaacttcagATGCATCCATTATTAACTATGTTCTATGAATAAATTTCCAACAAAATCTTAATTCATAACTCTTGAAAGATCACTActctttaaaaaatctattgaaacttatcacatgaaaattttatttttttctgtcaaAACTTGAAATCTGAGCTGAATATACTGTATAGATGTTGTTATCTCTAggatttgtgtttttgaattgtaCATGTTCAAGTTCAATTTCGAGAATTAAGACACAAGATGTAAGTCTTCATTTGTATTCAGTAAAATCCATGTTCGTTATCAATTcatgatatattattatattcaattaaattatgatttagtAGGCAAATCTgtttcattttatgttttaaaaacgcttttaaaaatatatacccacacaatacaaatataaattattaaaagggAAAGATGGTTCAACCTATCCTTATTAATCATTGTCTAATCTATCTTAATTAATTGTGTCCTTGTAAAATAAATGAGTTTGCAATCTCTATACATACCCTTTCAAAGATATTTTCTGGTCAAATCATTAGAATCGATCACGTGATATGCACGTGACtaatttcatattgaaaataactatgaggtaaaaaagaaattaacccAACTTGTCCTTACATTTTAGTCAAGGTCTCCAATCTGTTTTTAAGAGTTTATTTGCTTTCAATTTATCccctaatataatattattttcaatatgtCCCATTATTAGATATTCTCGTCCAGATTGATGAAAATATAGTCAAGTGAAAAACTCACGCCGGCCCAAtctcatttattaaaaatagataaattttaaCACTAAAGgacaactctttttttaaataaatttgagtgctcgactttatatttttattctatcaaCGTTTGTTTTTTCTTCGGATTCAAGTTTCGAAGATATTTTTGTTGTAGAAAACTACAATTCCTCCGTCACCTTAGCTTCGAAAATGCTAGCGCGGTCAGGATCACCTtacacatgataaaaaaaaatatttcataaaccATCTAGAAAGtgacttaataataaaaacttaatactaaaaaattatttttttataatttcaagtttGAATCATGTAATTACTCATATGATAGATCATTGGAGactttacatggtcattaacttcaggatccatgaaattagtcgagatataCACAAATTAGCCCGCACACTAACtaacgttaataataataaaaaaggttacATGCATgtatagtttataaaaaaaaatcattaaaaagaaaataggtgccaaattgaaagaaaaaaaaattaaatcaaaacgataaaaaatcaaaaataaaaacttccaATTTACTCTAATAGCAGTTTTCTCATTTTCATTAGTTTGCATGGAAATATCTAATAGATTAATGATAGATTGgagaatgatataaaatacaagaacaaaGTTAgagcaattaaaaacaaaatataagggTAATATCTAATTATTCGTTTCacctcaaatttatttttggtataaaattaaacatatatatcACGTGACTGTtcataaattcatttattttactataatataattgactcgattaagaatataataataaattaaacattaactgCGAAAATTACTGCAAGTGGCCCATCAAAAAGAGACCTAGCTCGCGTGCTgagtcttttatatatatatatatatatagagagagggggggggatATGATGCATTTattgttctttattattattattttttaaatgacataATCTGCTGATCAAATTTTAGGTTACTAGACGGTTGCCAAAAAATCAGGACTTCAATATTTTGTgccaataaaatttgatttcaattaattttttatttaaaacacataaaaaaatacttcaaatctGATAAGCTCATTTATAATCTTaaataactctaaaaaaatcaaaatcaacctaaattaaaaaatatatttttttgagctAGATATATCATCTCAagcaatgaaaatattaaaaaaacacttcaaatgGAATTTTTATTACCGAATGAAACCTACTAATACAAAAAACAATCCTTTTCATGCTAGAGATCGGTGCcaatgataatgtttttttttctatcataaaaaatcaacaactctttttttgagattgaaaataaaaaaaataaagttttgaatcaaaatcaaattttttaaaaactataccGACCAAAAAgtaatcatttaaaatatataaggatcaaaataatttttttatttttttactttatccctatatattttaattcttccatttatgaataaattagaagtaattaatctttaatttgataaaaaaaaaaactgaatccaagaaaaaaaatcaataactaaaACAATGACCATTGAAGTCCACAGTCTGTGCGGCATTTGCACAATGTATGTACCCTGCACAAAACACttatcccttttattttttttacttaattaattattaataacagAAGGTCTTGGTCTTGGTTGTTGTAGTGCGCGACCAAGAGATGGTGATTGGTGAAGCCACAGGCCAAGagcattgttttctttttaggctgcgatttgtttgtttttttcgtaATTAgcccatgttttaaaaaaaaaattgattttttttaatttgaaattaattttttaatattttttattttaatgtattaataacaaaatttttttttttaaaatagtatttaaatatatttaaaaaacatagtttaagAAATAATCTTCTATAACAGAACCACACAAGCGCGATTAGCAGGCCAAGAAATCGTGGCATTGGAACATGAAATGAGGATGATACGTGTCTGAGCCTGACCTGGATTTTAGCCTCTGAGCAATTGAAGACAGACGACATCATTTGGTGATGCACGTGAATTTCAGTATAGTACCTTGTCCTCTTGTCTCAGACATTAAATTTTGTGTCTTGTTGCGGCTACACTGagctattaataaaatttaaaatttcagtgtaaaatgtttttaataaaataatatagtttatgTTTATTATGGTTTTGACTCAGAAATACAGTATGTAGTAAATATTGCGTTTTTATAAGCTAAAATTGttagaagagaaggaaaaaaggtgagtttaatttcatgaaatatcatgtttccaaaataatttattgcgaataaatattatgctttagaattaaaattttcataaaataatatcatattctTGAATCATGAAAACCAAAACTACGCTGCtttacttattaaaaaaaactgtgttttttcattaatatttttaatttattatgctagttttttttaaaaaaaatatctacatAAACGGTCAAGattcaatttcaaacaaaacttGAAATCTGTTTGTACATCTTTGCATTACAATCTACATGGTTGTACAACTTCAAAACATCTTCAATAACATCAATTACATAAAGTTATGATATTTGGGTAAAATGTCCCAGGATTCCTCTTGGAGATTGTCTTGGATCAGTTTTGCAATAAATAAAATCGGTAAAGTATGGCACAGTTGAAAATTTGGGTTCACTTTTgatgcattgatttttttatataaaaaaaatcaagattatttttaaatcttataatttttcttattaaaataagtaaactacaaatttatttattatgttttgtacATCACTCCTAAAAACAACTCTATTGTTTCATTTATCCATGCGTCTCAACTATCTTTGTTTATTCTATCCTTAAATAATAACTAAACAATATCCAAAAGTGTCAAAgcttttaaatgtttattagatATATTAGCATGTACTTTGCTacgaatcaaataaaaaataaaaaaaaacgttgtTAATCCTTTTAACCAGTAAAGTTTAGgctatatattgttttttctttaaactttGCCTGAAATGATGGATCTAACTtcaatttctcttttatttaggTTAATTGtggattttgaaaataattttttttatcattagaaggctatgaatatgtttttacaaggtatttgagatatttttatggtttttagggtcaaaatatagttaaacatgagtttttttgGTCCTAAAACAGGatagtatattttataataaatgaaGGTCTCCAGAATCTAGATTATAGAGGTGACATGTCGCctctatttttcttcaaatcattAAGTGGTGAATGACTTGGCGCGTGAGTTGTTCAAGGATTTCTTATGAAGTTTTAGAAGCTCTAGATCTTCATAGCCTAAAAGATTagacttttttttgtatttttattcattataattttattattttttttatttttatcacttaATATTCAGTTGATTATTAATTAAGCaacgtcattttttttaatttgatttttttcaatcactttgatattttattggttcttaattttatagctatctattttaaataaaaaattatataaatttttttttgaatccaaTTAAGTTAATGATCCAAGTTATGAGTTTAGTTGGGTAAGGAATGagtttgctaaatttttttattatattaataattctcaattttatttaattaaatatatgcaCTATccatttgaattcaattttaaaaaaatttatatataaaatacatcatAAAAGTCtgtatataatttgttttaaaaaaaacattttacctgTGGTGAATCACATTTCAAATGGCTAGTGTTAATGTAATAGGCATATAATTGGGGGTTGGCAATCACTAAAACCCTAACGAGAAAGATGACGTATTCCACGTAACagcctccctccctctccctctccctccctctctcgcTCTCTACACTTCCTCTCTAGCTAGTGTCTAGGTTTTTGATCGGTCTTATCCAGTTAAAGTAACATCTCCCCATAACTTCTCCTGTTTTTAGCATTTCAtattctcattttttcttctctgaaaACAAAGAAGCGCTACTGTTCCTTTAGGTCACAATCTacaccaaagaaaaagaaatgcagCCTAGCTATGGACTACCAAACAtcgatcatcatcatcaacaacaacataGGCAACAACATTTGATGGAAGATGATTATTCCTGCTCACCATCAGTTTTACCCATTTCCAATcttcaaaatttaaactatccttACCAGCACCACTTGCACCACCACCTCCAACAACAACATAAACACCCACATCAGGTTTTATTGCAGCAGCACCACCAGTTGTTTTATCcatttcaacaacaacaacaggtCCAGGGCCAAAGCCAAgaccaagttaacccatcatTATTTTCTGTGAATTTCAAGTGGGGACGCGATTACGAAGACAGTGGCGACAAAAAGGCTGGTGCTTTGAATAATCAAGAAGAAGCTGCCTGCACCACCACCAACACTAATACATTTCTTGATGGAAATGTGCATAGTAATCCACCACATGCCATTTTAATGCCTCATTCTTGGCATCCCCGGGAAGATTCTACCACTATCAAAGAACCCTTTTGGTAATTTATTGCTAAACATTTAATAATCACATGACTTTTTGCCTACTTCACTCTTTATAAAGTGGGTACCATGTCATGTCatttatgtgtttgtgtaaatGTTACAGGAAACAACTCAATAAGCAGCGGAGTGGAAGTgaggagaaagaaattaatgaaagcaagactaGTTACTTTAGCCCTTTAGAGATGGAACAAGTAGTTGATGATAGTAGTGAGGGGTGCAAGAATTTGGAAAGCAAATTTCCTCTCTTTAATGAGCTTCAAGCTATCTATAGTCTTGCACAGATTGCTGAAGCTAATCAAACAGGCTCTGGTTCTGTTCTCACGTGCGACAATTCACCAACGAATGCGGGTCTTTCAATGCCTTGTAATGCTTCAAATGGGCAAAATGTCGGTGCCTATGGTGCTGCCAATAATGTAATTGGGGTTGATCGTGGGTCAGAGAATTCGATTGGAGAGGAAGCTTCATTGAGGAAATGCCGAAGGAGGAAGAGAAAGGGGAAATTGAAGGAGAAATTAAATGACATAGCTGGGTTCTTTGAGAACTCGGTGAAGAAAGTGATGAATCACCAAGAAATTATGCATAGGAAGTTCTTGGAAGTGATTGAGAGAATGGATAAAGAAAGGGCAGAGAGAGAAGCAACACGGAGACGCCAAGAGGCCGAAAAGTATAGCAGAGAAGCCATTTCTTTAGCACATGAACGGGCTTCAGCTTCAAGTAGAGAGGCTCAAATTATTTCTTACATAGAGAAGATCACAGGCCAAAGTATCAATCTTCATACTAGAATGGCTCCACCATTGCTGCAACCAGAAATTTCAAATGAGCCCATCAAAGAAATTACACCTACGAAAACTGACAGCCATAGCAAATGGCCTAAAGATGAAGTTGAGGCATTGATCCAAGTTAGAAGTAGAATAGAGATTAAGTTTCAAGAACCTGGCTTAAAGGGTCCTCTTTGGGAAGAGGTAAGTTCTTTAATGAGTTCAATGGGCTATCAAAGAAGCGCCAAGAGGTGCAAAGAAAAGTGGGAGAACATCAACAAATACTTTCGAAAAGCCAGAGAAAGTCCAAAGAGGGGGTCTGCGCGATCCAAAACCTGCTCTTATTTTAATCAGTTGGATCAACTATACTCAGGAACTCTCCTTGACTATCCTGCTAACACTCCTTATATGCCATCAAGTGGCATTGAGTTTGGCATCAAAAAGCAAGGCCATACGGAGCCTTTTGAAGTCTTTTCTGTCAGGAGAGACTACCTTGCAAATGTGAGGAATCCCCTTGGTGTGAGCGTAAAAAGTTCTGAAATGGGCGCTTCGAGATCTGAATTCGATGGATTTTCTGACCAAAACACAGAACTAGAAGAAGGAAGCAGTGAGCAGGATATAGAAGCTTACAAAGATGGTAAGCCAAAGGATGGCGAGCAACAAAATGGTGGTGGTGTTGGTGACGAAGAATTCGAGGATTGAGGGTAAGCGTTGTTGAATAGAATACCATGTTCATATCAGTTTTAATTGCAAGAAGCTTGTTCTTCTTAAATACTTTCGATGAATTTGAGGCAAATAGTATTCAGCTCCTTTCTGCTAATATTTGTTCGACTTGGAATTTCAAGTTTTGCTGGAACTGACTGTTCATACTAGTAACCGATTTTTTATACTAAGCGATATATAGTCAGTTTTTAGAGCTAATTGTTATAGAGGAGGATGAATTTCATCGAAGCCACAACTTGTTCCATTTTGAATTAGATCTACCTGGTTTATTATAAGCAGAAGGTTTGGCCTTCTTTAGTTATTAACATTCTCCAAGTTTGGTGGCCagatttgaaagaaaatcattCCACTATAGCTATTTATAgttatcaattaaaaagaagGTAATGCAATCCCTTCCTTGTTTTGGTGCTGGCTCTATCAAGTGATGCATGTGCGAAACTTTTAAGGTTTACTGACAATTCTAAGATCCTACATCTTCCTCTCTTATTTTAGATACTCCAGTTTGATGATTTCTTCCCAAGGATGCATCTCAAATGACCATTCCTAAGTTTTCCCCCGAAAAGGTTTCACCTGCCCCGTCCTGATCTCCTCGTTGCTTCCATTCTTCCTTGTCTTTCCATATCTTTTGTTTTCTGAACAAAATACTACTAAATTAAGCATGGTTGACACTGTTTGAAGgatcattttattctttttgatACTACAGGGATTAATCAGTTGCTTTGATAAATTGCagggactaaattataattaaatcttCTTTAGAGTACtcgatatttattttttctttttgggaaTAGTACTTAACAAGGGCTTTTGggaatagtattttttatatgagatcTATATACGATAACATCCATGCTTAATTTTCATATTCATCCACAACTAACATATAAGAAATcttcattacaaaaaaaaaaaaaaattaacttttcaaaaagttatgttttccatatatatatatatatattcacaatTTATACGGacagtttttgtttcttttgattttatattaaagagTGATTTCGAAGCAAGTTTTCATTTGTCATTATAGTTGGAaggtgcttttaaaaaattttaattttatttactttaaattaatatattttttatatttttagattgttttgatatgctgatgtcaaaaatatttttta includes:
- the LOC118030732 gene encoding uncharacterized protein, with the protein product MQPSYGLPNIDHHHQQQHRQQHLMEDDYSCSPSVLPISNLQNLNYPYQHHLHHHLQQQHKHPHQVLLQQHHQLFYPFQQQQQVQGQSQDQVNPSLFSVNFKWGRDYEDSGDKKAGALNNQEEAACTTTNTNTFLDGNVHSNPPHAILMPHSWHPREDSTTIKEPFWKQLNKQRSGSEEKEINESKTSYFSPLEMEQVVDDSSEGCKNLESKFPLFNELQAIYSLAQIAEANQTGSGSVLTCDNSPTNAGLSMPCNASNGQNVGAYGAANNVIGVDRGSENSIGEEASLRKCRRRKRKGKLKEKLNDIAGFFENSVKKVMNHQEIMHRKFLEVIERMDKERAEREATRRRQEAEKYSREAISLAHERASASSREAQIISYIEKITGQSINLHTRMAPPLLQPEISNEPIKEITPTKTDSHSKWPKDEVEALIQVRSRIEIKFQEPGLKGPLWEEVSSLMSSMGYQRSAKRCKEKWENINKYFRKARESPKRGSARSKTCSYFNQLDQLYSGTLLDYPANTPYMPSSGIEFGIKKQGHTEPFEVFSVRRDYLANVRNPLGVSVKSSEMGASRSEFDGFSDQNTELEEGSSEQDIEAYKDGKPKDGEQQNGGGVGDEEFED